One Sporomusaceae bacterium ACPt DNA window includes the following coding sequences:
- the glyA gene encoding Serine hydroxymethyltransferase, with amino-acid sequence MTILAGVDPEIARAIDLERTRQQNKLELIASENFVSKAVMEAQGSVLTNKYAEGYPGHRYYGGCECVDIVEQLAIDRAKELFGAEHVNVQPHSGAQANTAVYFAFLQPGDLILGMNLAHGGHLTHGSSVNISGQYFKVVAYGVDDVSHRIDYDQVAELAFKHKPKMLVAGASAYPRIIDFARLGQIARDAGAMLMVDMAHIAGLVAAGLHPSPVPHADIVTTTTHKTLRGPRGGMIMCRARYAKAVDKAIFPGIQGGPLMHVIAAKAVALKEALSQEFRLYQGQIIKNAQALAERLRQNGFTLVSGGTDNHLMLVDLRAQNITGKQAEHLLDEVGVTVNKNAIPNDPASPLVTSGIRVGTPAVTSRGMTEEDMAVIGDIIAMTLNHPADSTTRDKARAMVEKLCRKYPLYAG; translated from the coding sequence ATGACAATACTTGCAGGAGTAGATCCGGAAATCGCACGGGCCATTGACCTTGAACGTACGCGCCAACAAAATAAGCTGGAGCTTATTGCCTCAGAAAACTTCGTAAGCAAAGCCGTCATGGAAGCTCAGGGGTCGGTACTTACCAACAAGTATGCCGAAGGCTACCCCGGGCACCGCTATTACGGGGGGTGCGAATGTGTAGACATTGTTGAACAGTTGGCTATTGACCGGGCCAAAGAACTGTTTGGCGCCGAGCATGTTAATGTCCAGCCCCATTCGGGTGCTCAGGCCAACACGGCAGTGTATTTTGCTTTCTTGCAGCCCGGTGATTTGATTCTGGGCATGAACCTGGCCCATGGCGGCCATCTGACGCATGGCAGCTCTGTTAATATATCCGGTCAGTATTTTAAAGTTGTTGCCTATGGTGTTGACGATGTTTCTCACCGCATTGATTATGACCAGGTTGCCGAACTGGCTTTCAAGCACAAGCCTAAAATGCTGGTGGCCGGGGCTAGCGCTTACCCCCGGATTATTGATTTTGCCCGTCTGGGTCAGATTGCCCGTGATGCCGGTGCCATGCTGATGGTTGACATGGCCCACATTGCCGGCTTGGTGGCTGCCGGCCTTCATCCCAGTCCGGTGCCGCATGCTGATATCGTTACCACCACCACTCATAAAACACTGCGCGGTCCGCGCGGCGGCATGATTATGTGCCGTGCCCGGTATGCCAAGGCTGTTGATAAAGCAATATTCCCCGGCATCCAGGGCGGTCCGCTTATGCATGTTATTGCCGCCAAAGCGGTAGCGCTCAAAGAGGCCCTGAGCCAGGAATTCCGGTTGTATCAGGGACAGATAATCAAAAACGCTCAGGCATTGGCCGAACGCCTCAGGCAAAACGGCTTTACCCTGGTCTCCGGCGGTACTGACAACCACCTTATGCTGGTTGATTTACGCGCGCAAAACATTACCGGCAAACAGGCCGAACATCTGCTTGATGAAGTAGGGGTTACCGTCAATAAAAACGCTATACCCAACGACCCGGCCAGCCCGTTGGTCACAAGCGGCATCCGCGTCGGTACGCCTGCCGTCACTTCCCGCGGCATGACGGAAGAAGATATGGCGGTCATCGGCGATATCATCGCAATGACCCTGAATCATCCGGCAGACAGCACTACCCGGGACAAAGCGCGGGCCATGGTGGAGAAACTGTGCCGCAAATACCCGCTGTATGCCGGCTAA
- a CDS encoding hypothetical protein (UPF0340 protein YwlG): MATIGRQTVQATEELLKIAQLKPGQLLVVGCSTSEVQGARIGSYGSEVVAARILSGLLKVCSWYQVYLAVQCCEHLNRALVVERAIMDKYNLEEVTVIPVAKAGGSLAAQAMREFADPVVVEAIAAHAGMDIGSTLIGMHIKKVAVPVRLTQKYIGQAYLTAARTRPKLIGGARAVYEMC, encoded by the coding sequence TTGGCAACTATTGGCCGGCAGACAGTGCAGGCAACTGAAGAACTGCTGAAAATTGCTCAGCTAAAACCCGGCCAATTGCTGGTAGTGGGGTGCAGTACCAGTGAAGTGCAAGGCGCTCGTATCGGTTCCTATGGCTCAGAAGTAGTGGCCGCTCGCATTTTATCCGGTTTACTGAAAGTGTGTTCCTGGTATCAAGTTTATCTGGCCGTTCAGTGCTGCGAGCATCTTAACCGGGCGCTTGTGGTGGAACGGGCCATAATGGATAAGTATAACTTAGAAGAAGTAACCGTTATTCCGGTAGCCAAAGCGGGTGGCTCATTAGCTGCCCAGGCCATGCGCGAGTTTGCCGACCCGGTAGTGGTTGAAGCCATTGCTGCTCACGCCGGCATGGATATTGGCAGCACCCTCATTGGCATGCATATTAAAAAAGTGGCCGTGCCGGTGCGGCTGACGCAAAAATATATCGGGCAAGCCTATCTGACGGCAGCACGCACCAGACCCAAACTCATCGGTGGTGCGCGGGCAGTGTATGAAATGTGTTAA
- the ywlF gene encoding Putative sugar phosphate isomerase YwlF → MKVAIGSDHGGFRLKEEIKVLLTELGVEYQDFGTYTQESVDYPDISRQVAESVAKGEYERGIIVCGTGIGVSIAANKVKGIRAALCNDVFSAQMSREHNDANILTLGERVIGPGLARMIVEVWLKTEFAGGRHARRVEKLMELEQ, encoded by the coding sequence GTGAAAGTAGCTATTGGCAGCGACCATGGCGGTTTTCGCCTAAAAGAAGAAATTAAAGTTTTATTAACCGAACTCGGTGTAGAATATCAGGATTTCGGCACATATACCCAGGAGTCGGTTGATTACCCCGACATTTCCCGCCAAGTAGCCGAATCTGTGGCTAAAGGCGAGTATGAGCGGGGCATTATTGTCTGCGGTACAGGCATTGGCGTCAGTATTGCCGCCAATAAGGTCAAGGGGATTAGGGCCGCGCTTTGTAATGACGTATTCTCGGCGCAAATGTCACGGGAACATAACGACGCCAATATCCTGACGCTGGGTGAACGCGTTATCGGCCCCGGCCTGGCCCGCATGATTGTCGAGGTTTGGCTTAAAACTGAATTTGCCGGTGGCCGGCACGCCCGCCGGGTGGAAAAACTTATGGAACTTGAACAGTGA
- the ywle gene encoding Protein-arginine-phosphatase produces the protein MFKILLVCTGNTCRSPMAAALLAHRAAQANMADSVSVESAGLAACRQPASAPARAVMRQAGLNLDNHISQQLEPAQAEAADLVLTMTAAHKRAVLGMAPGAAAKVYTLAEFAGQTGDVPDPFGGSEAEYQNCASQLDKLLTGCWEKIVTLAGKK, from the coding sequence ATGTTCAAAATTTTGCTTGTTTGCACCGGAAACACGTGCCGCAGCCCCATGGCGGCAGCGCTCCTGGCTCATAGGGCAGCCCAAGCCAACATGGCGGACAGTGTATCCGTCGAGTCGGCGGGGCTTGCGGCGTGTCGCCAGCCGGCTTCGGCGCCGGCCAGGGCGGTTATGCGCCAGGCTGGGTTGAATTTGGACAATCATATTTCGCAACAGCTTGAGCCTGCCCAGGCTGAAGCTGCCGACCTGGTGTTGACCATGACAGCAGCCCATAAACGCGCTGTGCTTGGTATGGCGCCGGGCGCGGCGGCTAAAGTATATACATTGGCTGAGTTTGCCGGACAAACGGGAGATGTGCCGGATCCGTTCGGCGGTAGTGAAGCCGAATACCAAAATTGCGCCAGCCAACTGGACAAGCTGCTGACCGGCTGCTGGGAAAAAATTGTCACTTTGGCAGGAAAAAAATGA
- the mntP gene encoding manganese efflux pump MntP, which translates to MASGVRSLSIIELFVLSAALGTDLFSVAVPIGMNKVRRLVILQSAVVFAVFHIIMILAGYHIGHWLGTVVEHVGAHHIDWPVANVQNFATIIGALVLTGLGINMVKENVSSQENHSSANPLHGAALMMLAASVSIDALAAGFSLGMIDVDLFRLSIILGLVIFAIAVMGLGLGRKLGRYIGERAELVGGIVLILLGMHILWTAIC; encoded by the coding sequence ATGGCCAGCGGGGTGAGAAGCTTGAGCATTATTGAATTGTTTGTCCTGAGCGCAGCGTTAGGAACTGATTTATTTTCCGTGGCCGTGCCGATTGGTATGAATAAGGTGCGGCGGTTGGTTATCCTGCAGTCGGCTGTTGTATTTGCCGTATTTCACATTATTATGATTTTGGCCGGTTATCATATCGGTCATTGGCTGGGAACAGTAGTCGAACATGTGGGAGCCCATCATATTGATTGGCCGGTAGCCAATGTGCAAAACTTCGCCACCATTATCGGCGCTCTTGTATTGACAGGCTTAGGGATAAATATGGTCAAAGAAAATGTAAGCAGTCAGGAAAACCATTCGTCTGCCAATCCCTTGCACGGTGCGGCCCTGATGATGCTGGCGGCAAGTGTCAGCATTGATGCGCTGGCCGCCGGCTTCAGCCTGGGAATGATTGATGTTGACCTTTTTCGCCTGAGCATTATCCTGGGCTTGGTTATATTCGCCATTGCCGTGATGGGACTGGGACTTGGCCGCAAGTTAGGCCGGTATATCGGCGAACGGGCCGAGCTTGTCGGCGGCATTGTTTTAATACTCTTGGGAATGCATATATTATGGACGGCAATCTGTTAG
- the ywlC gene encoding Threonylcarbamoyl-AMP synthase has protein sequence MRTKYYKVDLSEPDLSVLAAAADILKQGGLVAFPTETVYGLGANGLDAHAVAGIFRAKGRPADNPLILHIDSPDKINDLAVSVPGSAQALIGQYWPGPLTVIVERRSCVPDAVTGGLNTVAVRLPASLIARELIRLAGVPVAAPSANISGRPSPTAAQDVLADMDGKIDAVIDAGPCAIGVESTVVDCTTPVPTLLRPGGITYEMLTAVLGEVEVDPALAGSRAVPKSPGMKYTHYAPLAPMFLVEGDRSIVVREVQQALAAGKRVGAVVSAETAAGLPPAAITVVYGSHADAHAIAANLYTALRSFDNKAVDVIYAEGIAEQGLGLAVMNRMRKAAGYRIIRN, from the coding sequence TTGCGTACTAAATATTATAAAGTAGATTTGTCTGAGCCTGATTTATCTGTACTGGCTGCGGCGGCGGACATATTAAAACAGGGCGGGCTGGTGGCCTTCCCGACCGAGACTGTGTACGGCCTTGGCGCCAATGGGCTTGATGCGCACGCGGTCGCCGGGATATTCCGGGCCAAGGGCCGGCCGGCTGACAATCCGCTTATTTTACATATTGACAGTCCTGATAAAATTAATGATTTGGCGGTGTCTGTACCCGGAAGCGCTCAGGCATTAATCGGGCAATACTGGCCAGGGCCGCTTACTGTCATCGTGGAACGCCGGTCGTGTGTGCCTGATGCCGTGACCGGCGGGTTGAATACTGTGGCTGTACGGCTGCCGGCTTCGCTCATTGCCAGGGAGCTTATCCGTCTGGCCGGCGTGCCGGTAGCCGCGCCCAGCGCCAATATCTCAGGCCGTCCCAGTCCGACTGCCGCCCAGGACGTGCTGGCCGACATGGACGGCAAAATTGACGCCGTTATTGACGCCGGGCCGTGTGCCATCGGCGTTGAGTCGACAGTAGTCGACTGTACCACTCCGGTGCCAACGCTGTTACGGCCGGGCGGGATTACTTATGAAATGCTGACTGCCGTGTTGGGTGAAGTTGAAGTTGACCCGGCCTTGGCCGGTTCCCGGGCTGTGCCGAAATCGCCGGGAATGAAATATACGCATTACGCGCCGCTGGCCCCCATGTTTTTGGTTGAAGGCGACCGTTCAATCGTCGTGCGGGAGGTGCAGCAGGCCCTGGCTGCCGGCAAAAGAGTGGGCGCGGTGGTATCGGCCGAAACGGCGGCCGGTTTGCCGCCGGCGGCGATAACTGTTGTTTACGGGTCACACGCCGATGCACACGCCATTGCCGCCAACCTTTATACCGCACTTCGCAGCTTTGACAATAAGGCTGTTGATGTCATTTACGCCGAGGGCATTGCTGAGCAAGGCCTGGGACTGGCGGTCATGAACCGTATGCGCAAAGCGGCCGGTTATCGCATTATCCGCAATTAA
- the prmC gene encoding Release factor glutamine methyltransferase, which translates to MSEQWTITSILNWTKQYFGGKGIENPRLDAEVLLSHILGKDRLYLYTNFDQPLTPEELAAYREVVKRRAMRLPVAYITGHKEFMGMDFAVSPAVLIPRPDTEILVETALARLAAVETPVVADLGTGSGAIIISVLAKLTKGTGTAVDISPEALAVTQDNAMRLGVAARLELFQGDMLLPLLGKKFDALLSNPPYIPDNDIAGLSPEVRQEPRLALAGGRDGLNFYRRIVAQGAEYLNSGGFIAVEVGIDQAGPVAALADETSRLKPEAVIKDYSGIERVIVFTLR; encoded by the coding sequence ATGAGTGAACAATGGACGATAACCTCAATTCTAAACTGGACCAAGCAGTACTTCGGCGGCAAGGGAATAGAAAATCCCCGGCTGGACGCCGAGGTACTGCTTTCCCATATCCTGGGCAAGGACAGGCTGTATTTATATACGAATTTTGACCAGCCGTTAACTCCTGAAGAACTGGCGGCCTATCGCGAGGTTGTCAAGCGGCGGGCGATGCGCTTGCCGGTGGCTTATATTACCGGACACAAGGAGTTTATGGGAATGGATTTTGCCGTCAGTCCGGCGGTGCTCATTCCCCGGCCGGATACGGAAATCCTTGTTGAAACTGCGCTCGCCCGTCTGGCCGCTGTGGAAACCCCGGTTGTGGCCGACTTGGGCACAGGCAGCGGGGCAATCATTATCAGTGTTTTGGCCAAGTTGACTAAAGGAACAGGCACGGCTGTCGATATTTCACCTGAAGCCCTGGCTGTTACCCAAGACAATGCCATGAGGCTGGGGGTTGCCGCACGGCTGGAGCTCTTTCAGGGCGATATGCTGCTGCCGCTTTTGGGCAAAAAGTTTGACGCCCTATTATCAAACCCTCCATATATTCCGGATAACGATATTGCCGGACTCAGCCCGGAAGTACGTCAGGAACCCCGGCTGGCATTGGCAGGAGGGCGTGACGGCTTGAATTTCTACCGGCGCATTGTGGCTCAAGGTGCTGAGTACCTCAATTCCGGTGGCTTTATTGCCGTCGAAGTCGGCATTGATCAGGCCGGCCCGGTAGCCGCGCTGGCTGATGAAACCAGCAGGCTGAAACCCGAAGCTGTGATCAAGGATTATAGCGGCATTGAGCGGGTGATAGTCTTCACACTTCGCTAA
- the prfA gene encoding Peptide chain release factor 1, with translation MLDKLQAIEDKFLELEGRISDPAVMADMGEWQKLTKAHSKMVPVVEKFREYKKALKAIDDAREMLKDKLDDEFREMVEAEYAEAKEKADSLAEELRILLLPKDPNDDKNVIVEIRGGAGGDEAALFAGDLFRMYTRYAENQGWRVEILDANAPDLGGFKEVVFSIEGDGAYSRLKYESGVHRVQRVPTTESSGRIHTSTVTVAVLPEAEDVDIDINPNDLRIDTYCASGAGGQHVNKTESAVRITHLPTGVVVQCQDEKSQLKNRDKAMRVLRAKLLELAQAEQAAEVAEARKSQVGTGDRSERIRTYNFPQGRVTDHRIGLTLHKLDFVLDGDLDEMISALITAGQSEKLREVE, from the coding sequence ATGCTTGATAAACTACAGGCGATTGAAGATAAATTTTTAGAGTTGGAAGGCCGGATTAGTGACCCGGCGGTTATGGCTGATATGGGTGAATGGCAGAAGCTGACGAAAGCCCATAGCAAGATGGTCCCGGTTGTGGAAAAGTTCCGCGAGTATAAAAAAGCGCTCAAGGCCATTGATGATGCCCGTGAGATGCTTAAAGACAAACTTGACGACGAGTTCCGCGAAATGGTGGAAGCCGAGTATGCCGAGGCCAAGGAAAAAGCGGATTCGCTTGCAGAGGAACTGCGGATTCTTTTGCTGCCTAAAGATCCGAATGATGATAAAAACGTTATTGTAGAAATCAGAGGCGGCGCCGGCGGCGACGAAGCCGCGCTGTTTGCCGGCGATTTGTTCCGCATGTACACCCGCTATGCCGAAAACCAGGGCTGGCGGGTGGAAATACTGGATGCCAATGCGCCTGACCTTGGTGGTTTTAAGGAAGTAGTTTTTTCAATTGAAGGCGATGGCGCCTATTCCCGGCTTAAGTATGAGAGCGGCGTGCACCGCGTGCAGCGGGTGCCGACCACCGAGTCAAGCGGCCGCATTCATACTTCGACAGTAACGGTGGCCGTACTGCCTGAAGCTGAGGATGTTGATATCGATATCAATCCCAACGATCTGAGGATTGATACCTATTGCGCCAGCGGTGCCGGCGGCCAGCACGTTAATAAAACCGAATCGGCTGTTCGCATTACCCATTTGCCGACAGGCGTGGTGGTGCAGTGCCAGGACGAAAAGTCCCAACTCAAAAACCGGGATAAAGCTATGCGGGTTTTACGGGCTAAACTCTTGGAACTGGCTCAGGCCGAACAGGCCGCCGAAGTGGCCGAAGCCCGCAAAAGCCAGGTGGGCACCGGCGACCGCAGCGAGCGGATTCGGACCTACAATTTTCCGCAAGGCCGCGTTACCGACCATCGTATCGGTCTTACATTGCACAAGCTGGACTTTGTTTTGGACGGCGATTTGGACGAGATGATTTCGGCGCTGATAACTGCCGGGCAGAGCGAAAAACTAAGAGAAGTTGAGTAA
- the rpmE gene encoding 50S ribosomal protein L31 translates to MQEKIHPKFGEAKVICGCGNTFMTGSVKKELRVDVCSKCHPFYTGQQRQVAAGGRVERFNKRYGNNTQG, encoded by the coding sequence ATGCAAGAAAAAATTCATCCTAAATTTGGTGAAGCTAAAGTAATTTGCGGCTGTGGCAATACATTTATGACTGGTTCGGTTAAAAAAGAACTGCGTGTAGATGTGTGCTCCAAGTGCCATCCGTTCTATACCGGCCAACAGCGTCAAGTAGCTGCCGGCGGACGTGTAGAAAGATTTAACAAGCGTTATGGCAATAACACTCAAGGTTAA
- the argO gene encoding Arginine exporter protein ArgO, with protein MEAFIHGVILSFGLILPLGVQNLFVFSQGAAQASLWRALPAVATAGVCDTLLILAAVLGVSLVILSFAWLKTALLAVGFIFLAYMGWVSWQSRPDSSQTAGVSGMSSGKQIMFAASVSLLNPHAILDTVGVIGTSSLNYIGSGKIMFTAACVLVSWVWFFLLAVAGRLIGSLDGSDRWLWLMGRASAVFIWGAALYMGYGVVAGL; from the coding sequence ATGGAAGCTTTCATACACGGCGTTATTTTATCGTTTGGCCTTATTCTGCCGTTAGGCGTGCAAAACTTGTTTGTATTTAGCCAAGGCGCGGCTCAGGCCAGTTTGTGGCGGGCGTTACCGGCTGTGGCGACAGCCGGAGTGTGCGATACGCTGCTTATCCTGGCGGCTGTCCTCGGGGTTTCCCTGGTGATACTGAGCTTTGCCTGGCTTAAGACGGCGCTGCTGGCTGTGGGTTTTATTTTTTTGGCGTATATGGGCTGGGTGTCCTGGCAAAGCAGGCCGGACAGCAGCCAGACAGCCGGTGTGTCCGGTATGTCCTCCGGTAAACAAATTATGTTTGCGGCATCGGTGTCACTGTTAAATCCGCACGCTATTCTTGACACAGTGGGAGTTATTGGTACAAGTTCCTTGAATTATATCGGCAGCGGCAAAATAATGTTTACCGCCGCCTGTGTGTTGGTATCATGGGTGTGGTTTTTCTTGTTGGCGGTAGCCGGACGGCTGATCGGCAGCCTTGACGGCTCCGACCGGTGGTTATGGCTTATGGGGAGGGCCTCGGCGGTATTCATTTGGGGTGCTGCCTTGTATATGGGGTACGGAGTAGTGGCTGGGCTTTAA
- the nit1 gene encoding Deaminated glutathione amidase has translation MSAFTVGVCQLGVVPDKQANINKARRMIGEAAGYGSRLIVLPEMFNCPYQSELFPQYAETYPVGPTIAMLAECAAKHKVVLVGGSIPEQDENGNVYNTSFIFDESGELIGRHRKIHLFDVTIKGGTVFQESRTLAAGSSITVVKTSLGTIGVAICYDVRFPELARAMALSGAQILIFPAAFGPVTGPAHWELLMRSRAVDNQVYVVAAAPALNAATEYKAYGHSLIIDPWSRVVAGVADEETVLTGKIDFRTINKVREELPVLKQRRVDLY, from the coding sequence ATGTCAGCGTTTACAGTTGGTGTTTGTCAATTGGGAGTTGTGCCTGACAAGCAGGCCAATATCAACAAGGCGCGCCGCATGATCGGCGAAGCTGCCGGATATGGCAGCCGCTTGATTGTGTTGCCGGAAATGTTCAATTGTCCCTATCAATCGGAATTATTTCCCCAATATGCCGAAACCTATCCGGTGGGGCCAACCATTGCCATGCTGGCCGAGTGTGCCGCTAAGCACAAGGTAGTGCTCGTGGGCGGTTCGATACCCGAGCAGGATGAAAACGGCAATGTTTATAACACCAGCTTTATTTTTGACGAATCCGGCGAGTTAATCGGCCGTCACCGCAAGATTCACCTGTTTGACGTTACTATCAAGGGGGGCACTGTTTTTCAGGAATCACGGACACTGGCGGCCGGCAGCAGCATAACAGTGGTAAAGACATCGCTGGGGACAATCGGCGTGGCCATTTGCTATGATGTACGGTTCCCCGAACTGGCGCGGGCGATGGCGCTAAGCGGTGCGCAAATTTTAATCTTTCCTGCTGCTTTCGGGCCGGTAACCGGCCCGGCGCACTGGGAACTCCTGATGCGGTCGCGGGCGGTTGACAACCAGGTCTATGTAGTTGCCGCAGCGCCGGCGCTTAATGCCGCCACCGAGTACAAGGCCTATGGCCATTCGCTGATCATTGACCCTTGGTCGCGGGTGGTGGCCGGCGTGGCTGACGAAGAAACGGTACTAACCGGCAAAATTGATTTTAGGACAATCAACAAGGTGAGGGAGGAACTGCCCGTACTGAAACAAAGGCGGGTAGATCTGTATTAA